The genomic stretch TGGTCGCCGAATCGTGATTCCCAACTCGGAGCTATTCACCAACTCTGTCACCGTTAATACTGCCTTCGATCATCGTCGCCTGGAGTATGATGTGGGAATTGGATATGGCGATGATATCGAGGAAGCCAAACGGCTAATTCTAGAAGCAATTCACGAAATAGAAGGCGTGTTGCAAGATCCTGCACCGGATGTGATCGTCGTTGATTTAGCGGCAAGCTCTGTGAATATTCGTGCCCGCTGGTGGGTGAAGCCGCCTCGTCGAGCAGATGTACTGGCTTTACAGGACAGGGTACTCACGGCGATTAAGAATAAACTGGTTGCCAACGGCATCGATCTTCCCTTCCCGACTCAGCAAATTCTATTCCACGACCAAACCGAGGAAACGGATGGCGATCGTTCCCGGCAGCGAGAAGGCTGGTCAGCAGGCAAGCAGGACGTTCCTAAACCGCGCAGCATTAGCGGCTCACTGCGAAAATTAGCAGAAATTCGATTGCAGCAGGACGGCAATGGTCGGACGTCAGATGACGCATGAATCATACAAAGCTGAGTAAACTTTGGGATAGCCTGCGATCGAGCTACTGGTTTTTGCCCACGCTGATCGCAGGAATTGCGTTTGTGCTGGCGCTGGGACTGCTAGAAATTGATCGATCGGGGAATGCGCCGGGCTGGTGGTGGCTTTACACGGGAGGTCCGGATGGGGCTAGATCGATGCTTTCCACCATTGCAAGTTCAATGGCAACCGTTGCCGGAACCGCATTTTCGATCACGATCGTTGCGCTTCAGCTCGCGGCTTCCAACTTCGGACCTCGCCTGCTGCGAAACTTTATGCAGGACATGGGCAATCAAATCGTTCTGGGAACCTTCCTGGGAACGTTTCTCTACTGTTTGCTGGTTCTGCGAAATATTCGCAGCGAAGGCTTTAATCAATTTGTACCGCAGCTTTCGGTCTCGATCGGCATTGTGCTTGCGATCGTCAGTGTTCTGGTGTTGATTTACTTTATTCACCACGCCTCAACTATTATTCAGGCTTCCCAGGTCATTACCGATGTGGGCAAAGAATTCGATCGCGCCATCGATCGTCTATTTCCAGAGCGGCTTGGACACCAGGCACAGCAGCATCAAAGACCCGTGGGGGAAATTCCCAGTGATTTTGAAACGCGATCGGTGCTGGTGCGTTCGCAGGATAAGGGATATCTACAGGCGATCGACGATGCGGAACTGATGAAAATCGCCTGTCAGACCGATGGGCTGCTGTGGCTGAAGACCCAACCTGGCAAGTATGTAATTTCCAGTAGTCCAGTCGTTTCGTTTTATCCGAAAGAACGTTATTCCCCCGAAATCGCCAAGAAGATTAATCGCGTCTTTATTTTCGGCAAGGAACGCACTGAGCAGCAGGACATTGCCTTCCCGATTCAACAGCTCGTTGAGGTGGCGCTACGGGCAATTTCTCCGGCGGTGAATGATCCCTATACGGCGATTCGCTGTATCGATCGACTGAGTGCAGGATTCAGCCAGCTGGTGCAGCGCGATTTTCCTTCACCTTACCGCTACGATGAGTTTTATAATCTGCGCGTGATTGCCGAACCTGTAAAGCTGGAATCTCTGTTTGACTGTGCCTTTAGCCCTATTCGTCAGTACGCCCAATCGGATTCGGCAGTCACAGGACATCTGCTGGACGCGATCGCTCTGATTGCAGATCATGCGAAAACGTCAGAACAAAAGCGAGCTTTGCGCCATCACGCAGATATGATTCTACGAGGCAGCCAGCAGGGATTGTCTGAGGAATGCGATCGACAAACGATCGAAGAACGGTATCAGGCTGTTTTAAGGGCGTTGAGTTAAAGCTAAGACTGACGTTGACAACTGCTGCGACCGATGATCCAGTTGGTTTGCGAATCGCGATCGGCAGTGCTGATGCTCACTGTAAATTTGCTTATTGTGAATTTGTTTACTATGAATTTGTTTACTATGAATTTGTTTACTATGAATTTGCTTACTATGAATTTGCTTACTGTGAATCTTCAGAGTGATTGGAGGATTGGGACGAGAACTGGTTTAAGGTGTCTCTCAGGGCAGGTTCTACCTGAACGGAACGCAGGTGCAGGTCTCGCTGGGGAAACGGAATTTCGATTTGCCATCGCTGCAATGCTTCAAAAATCAGAAAGTTCAGGTCGCTTTTGAGTATGAATTGACGACTGGGTGTTCCTGTCCAAACCAGCAAGTCAAAGTGGAGTGCGCTATCCCCAAAGCCGTGAAACAGAACTTTTGGCGGCGGCGATTGCAGAACATCTGGATGACTCTGCGCTGCTTCCAGTAATGCCTTCTGAACTATCTTCGGATCTGAACGATGAGTTACACCGATCGGAATATGCAGCCGAGACACAGGATTGCGGTGGCTCCAGTTAATCACCTCTTTTTCTAAAAAGCGGGAATTAGGCACGATAATAGAAACGTGATCCAGCGTTCTAATTTCTGTACTGCGGGCACCAATCCGCTCAACCGTACCCTCAAACTCTCCAACTTCAACAAAGTCTCCGACTTGAATCGGTCGTTCAAACACTAAAACAAGCCCGCTGCCAAAATTCTTTGCGATATCTTGCAGTCCAAATCCAATTCCAACGCCCAGTGCGCTTGCCAGGATAGTCAAAGAACTGAGATCCAGTCCCCAAATCTGGAGCAGGATGATGGTGGCGATCGTCACGACGCTATACTTCGTGAGCATCGCAATGACTTCTTGCAGTCCGCGATTAATCCCTGCACGCTGCAACACGCGAGAGCGCAGGAGGTTGGTGAGAATGCCTGCCAGGATAATGATGGCAAAGAGGAGGGCACCGAGAATGAGCAGATCGATAATAGAGTATGCGCGTCTGCCCAAAGTTAGTACAGGAGCCGTGAGGCTTGAAATAATCGAATAAATTGCCTGATTGCTCCAGCGGCGCGTTGCCGGAAACAAATTGGTAATGTACAGCGCAACGCCAACCCACAGTCCTGTCCGAGCGGTACTCACAAGCAATCTGAGAAATAGCTCCAGCGGCGCATGAACTTCAGATTCAGCCGCATGGGTTTGGGTACGCTGATGTACGATCGCCAGTAATCGAAGCTTCAATCTGCCCAGAAAAGCGTGAAGGACGATCGCACCCCCTATCACGAAAGCCATCTGGATCAGGACGAAGGGTAGGCTCATATCAGAATTGAGGATTGCTGGATCGGCAGCAGGCTGTGCGGCAGTCGGCAAAACCAGGCGACCTGACATTAGGCTAATAAAGCTTAGGGAGAACAATAACAGTTTAATACGCATGGAGGAAAATCGCTCAGTAGCATAATCATGCCAGCAAAACCGTTATAGAAGCGGTTCCGTCCAACAAGTTCAACCCTGAGGATGAGTTTGGACAGCTTGCGAACTCCTGCTTTGGGTTTGTATATGAAATGCTTTTAAAGGCTAATTTGATATCGTTTATTTTTATGGGTTAGATGTGCTAGATATAATCCAACCCTAACTTGTGATGAAAAAATATTTGAAATAAACGAATGGAATTACTCAAAAATTGAACTGATTTTCAAAGCCATTAATAGAGACTTTAGAATTCAAAATAAATATGATATTCCTAGCCTACTTTTAATCGTGACAGTTAAAGTTACATCAATCTCAGGGACAAATGGTGAATAGAGCAACTCTAAGTAGCAGAATTAGCACCAAACACCAAAACCGAACGGCGGTATCACTTCCTACCACTGAAACGGCAAACAGGTATATCTGTTAAACCGGGTCTGAAGGGCGATGGAGCCAGTTATACACCCCTGCTGCAACAACGGCTCCTATAAAATGGGCAGTTACTGCGGTTGTGTTAGCTGCCGCAACAAAAATGTCCAGCGATCGAATAATTCGATTTGGGTCATAGATGGCAACTCCCTGCGGCTGGGCAACTGATTTCGCTAAAAGCACTGCAAGCGTTGTTCCCGTTCCTAGAATTGCCAGGAGCATTCCCACAAAACCGACGATAGTTCCTAACCGCACCACTTCTATAACTTTCATTCGATGGGGATGGATTACAGGGTCAGGATGCCGAAGTCGCTTACCAAATCGAATCAGCCGAAATGCCAGGTAAATTCCAAACAGCAGAACTAACACACTGCTGACTGCCCAGAAGATGCCCACGCCCAAACCAGGCGTTGTAGCCTGCGTAGCGACAGCCGCGCCAGGAATTCCAGGAGGAGCAACGATCGCTTGATTAAAAGTTCGCCCAGAAGCCGCTAATATCAACAGCACGCTGGAAGTTGCCGCAAGCGCAATCTGAATCACAAAGCTTGACCATCCAGTAATTCGTAAAATGGTGGCAACCCGTTCGAGATGATTGCCCGGCGATTTTACCTCTACGTTAGTTTGCATCGCTTGTTGATCCGCTTCGTCTAGGGGGCTTGGCTACTTACCAGCGTATCGAACCGGGAATTTTACTACGTCTGTCTAACGTTGGAAATGAGGCGATGGAAATGAGATGCAGGGTTACGAGCTGTACTCTCTATGCAGAGAAGGCTGTTAGAGGAATGCCGGAACTGTTTAGGAGGAACCGTGCAGAAAATGTGATTTGCTGTAATGCCCTGGGACAGAGTTGGATTTCGTTGTGCTTTCGCTAGGGTGGATAAGACCTAAGAATAAAATGATGCTGTGAATGTTTTCTGGCTTAAAGTCTTCTGGCTGAAAATCTTCTGGCTCAAAGTCTTCCGGCTCAAAGTCTTCCGGCTGCAAGTCAAATTTCTCCTCCAATGCATGAGTTTTGGCGTCTTTTTTCTGCCCCTGGCAGCTTTCCCGGCACAGAGCGCAGAACGCATTACGCTGTCCTACGGAATTTTGCAGCGATCGATTTCTATTGATTCGCTAGAAGCCTATGCCCGAACGGGAGAAGTGGATGAAGAGTTAGAAGTTTACATTGAGAACGTTAGTCCAGCGCAGGTTGCCCAGCTTCGACAGGTGTTGCAGACTCCGATCACCCTCAGTCCGGTCGAGGTGACGCAGTTTCTCTATACGCCAATCGGGGAACAGCTGCTAGAACGGATTAGCACCCTGATTCGCACAGATGCGCCCAGGTCAGGCTTTTATGCGCTGCGATCGGCTCTTATTCTGGCGGCGGCTGATCCGGATGGCTTTACCCCCTTAACGGTATTACAGCAGTACCCGCTGGAGAATCTGGATATTAACCTGACTCGCAGTTTACGAACGGTGGATGCGGTACAAAGCCTAGTTAACGAGACGCAGCAGGCGATCGCACAAATTAATCAGCAGTCTCAGGTACAGGCAAATCAGTCTCCCCTCAATACCGCTCTGCTCTCGGCGATGAACCCCTCCCGACCAGGAAATTTTACCTGGACAAAGGAAACGATCGTCTTAAATGACTCATCACGCGATCGAACCCTCCCCGTTGATATTTATTTGCCCGTTTATTTGCCCGTTGCTTCCAGTCCGCGTCCAGTCATTGTGATCTCGCACGGGCTTGGCTCCGATCGTGCCAGCTTTGCCTACTTAGCGCAACATCTTGCCTCCTACGGTTTTGTGGTTGCAGTTCCAGAGCATCCCGGTAGCAGTGCCGCCCAACTGCAAGCCCTGGTGGAGGGCAGAGCCGATCGCGTTACCGACCCCAGTGAATTCGTTAACCGACCGCTGGACGTGAAATATTTGCTGGATGAACTCAGCCGTTTGTCCCAGTCCGAGCCAGTCTTTCAGAATCGCTTGAATCTGCAACAGGTGGGCATTGTGGGGCAATCCTTTGGTGGCTATACTGCCCTTGCACTCGCGGGAGCTAAACTTCAGCTTGATCAACTTCAAACGGACTGCCAGAATTTGAGAAATTCATTAAATCTATCGCTGGTGCTTCAATGCCTCGCTCAGCGCTTACCGCAGTCCCAGTACGATTTATCGGATTCTCGCATCAAAGCAGCGATCGCAATTAACCCCGTCAGCAGCAGTATTTTGGGGCAAGCTGGATTAAACCAAATTCGGATTCCCGTCATGGTTATTGCAAGCGGCAATGATACAGTCTCTCCAGCCTTACCGGAGCAGATTCAGCCTTTTAACTGGATTGCGAGTTCCAATAAGTATCTGGTTGTCATCAACAATGCAACCCATTTCTCAACCGTTGATGCATCTCCTAATGCGGTGCTGTCTGTTCCCCCTGAAGTCATTGGGGCAGATCCTGCGCTTGCCCGTCAGTATGTTCGGGCGTTAAATGTCGCTTTTTTTGAAACCTTTGTGGCAAACCAGCCCGGCTACCAGCCCTACTTGAGTGCTGCTTATATTCGCGCAATCAGCCAGGAGCCTCTTCCACTCAGCCTGGTGCTTGAATCAGCGCTAAAGTCCTAGCCTGTTTGTCTCCCGTCTGTCTTCCGTCTGTCTTCTATTTGTCTCCTACTGGGCAATTGAAACGCTAGCTGCCGATCGCCAATCTTCCAGCATCAACTGACTTTGTACCGTCTACTTCGCTAGCGACTTCCACCAGGCGATCGAATGTTTCCTGATCCGGCACAGATCCCTCTAGAACAATTCTGCTGCCGTCCTGCTTCAGCGTTGCAGTCTCTACCGATCGCAGTTCAGGAATTGCATCGAATGCGGCTGCAACTCGTTTTGCCAAACCCTGAACGTCAAATTCTCCTTCCAACCCCATTTTTTCCGGCACGACTGGAGGTTCATGCTGTCCCGCTTTTTCCCGCAGATCCCAGTCATATTGACCCGTCAGCCCAGGACTCATCTGCGAGCCTTGGACACTGCTGCTCCGCTTCATCTTCATCTGCTGCGCTTCTGTACCAGGTGATTCTATGCCGAACAGTCTTTGTAACCATCCCATATTTCTATCCTCCTGGTCAGTATTTTCAAGGGTTGAGCGGCTGTTAATGCAGTTGCTAATGCAGTTGTTGATTTGGTTACTGATTCGGTTATTGCTTTGGTTATTGATTCAGTTAAGAATGCGGTTGCCCAACTGATATTGGTTTACGCTCACCTATCCTAAAACTCTGCTTGGAGAAGTTCATCGCCCACTTGAGAGATAACGGAAATGGGACAAATGAATTGGAGCTGCCAGCGAAGAAGGTGCAGGGGTGGGGTTCGTTGTCTCCTTCTATTCGCCAGCGGTCTCCGGCTACTTTTGCTGATGTTTCCAGATCTTGTACAGATTCCTTTTCAAATTCTTTTACAGATCCTTATTTCCTTATTACAGATTCACAGAATTACAGATTCTTGGAGAGAACTCTTGGTCTTCTACGCGATCGCCTGGGCTGTCCAAACGGTGAGATTCCGTTCAGAAAATGCATTGTGCGGCTCACAAACTCTTCCTCTGCGCTTTGCGCTTCTCGATGTCCTAAACTCCGTAATCCATTTAAATCGAGGAAGCTAAACACAACCTTTGAGAAAAAGGGAACGAGGCAGAACAAAAAGGTATCCACGTTCTGATCAAACAGACGCAATCCAGAAGGACCCGTAATCCAGATTAGCGGATAGCAAATCCAGGTGATAGTAAAGAAAGTGGTGAGTCCGTTGTAGAAGCTGGCTAACTCCGCATCGCCCCTGGTTTTATCGCGCAGAGGTCCCCAGATGCCCCACAGCACAACCAAAAACGCGACACAGCCGATCGTGTACCACAGATACCGCACCCAGGGAACATCAGAAAGGTCAGCGATTAAGCCTGTGACAATCACAATCACCTGCGTTGCCATCAGGGAAAAGATCAGTGTCCAGTCCTTGGATTTGTGGTGGTGCATTGCCGTCCAGGACAGCGACATCAGAAGCAGTGGGGTTGTCACGATCCAGTCGCAGTAGCGGGCGAAGTGGGTGATTTGCCCTGCAATTTCAATCTTGCCTTGCTCCAGTCCGTCTCCGCTGGTTGGCAGCGTCATGAGCAGATACATTAAGCCCGACCAGAGGGGAATAAAGGTTGCAACAAAGTATTCCAGTCGGGGAATCCCACGCGGATTTCGACCGAGTAGGGCAAAGTAAATTGCGCCGATCGACATCCCGCCAATATAGAGCCAATGCCAAAGACTCTGCCAATCCATCCGCTGTTTCTCCTTGTTAGTTAAAAATAGATTTATCGCTGTTGAATTTGTCGCTGTTGAATTTGATGATCAGTCAGGTCGAGAAGGGTCTGCCATAATGGTGTTAATTTTTACCCCTTGCTACAGAAGAAATCGCAATTCTGCCTCTATCCATTGGGTGAACCATTGACTAAACCATTGGATGAATTATGAGAAATTTATCTGATCATTAACTTCTTGATAGGTCTTTCAGTATTAAGCATTCTACGTGAATGTGATATAAAAATGACAGTATGATTGCCTTAACAAAATTAGAAGTTTCTCTCATTTAATCTGTCTACATCAGGCATTTTGGACTTGCTTTGCTGCTGTTTATAGAGCGATCCTTTCTGTCTTGTATTTGAGGTGCAGGGATGGAACTCTGTACGGGGAGAAAGCCCCATACTCCCTTTCCCACCAATCATTTGTGATTGCTATAGTTCTCATCTGTTTTTTATGACATCTACTCTTGGCGAGTTTAAGGGCGAGTTTAAGGAGGTTTGCGAACTGTTTATTTCTATCGCGAAGCGTCTGTTAATTAATGAAGATTGCCCTAATGGGGAGTGCCTTTCCTACCATTTTCATACCTTTAAATGGGCATAATATTGTGGAGTGTTATGGGGCAGGTAGTCGGTCATGAAAATTCTACTGGTGGAGGATGATTCATTTACGAGGGAAGCGATCGCCGCAATGTTGACCTCGCATCACCACGCAGTCGATCAGGCTAACGATGGGCAGATGGGGTTAGAGCTGGTGAGCCTGTGGAATTATGATCTGATTCTGCTGGATGTTGACCTTCCGAAGCTGACCGGAATCCAGCTTTGCAAACAGCTTCGATCGCAGGGATGTACAGTGCCGATCCTGATGTTGACCGTTCACGGTTCCGATGAGTCTATTGTTCAGGGTTTAGACGCAGGTGCCGACGATTATGTCGTGAAGCCCTGCGAACCCGCTCAACTTCTGGCACGAATCCGGGCGATCTCTCGACGGGGGGGCACTGTTGTTCCCTCAGCCCTGTTGACCTGGGGCAATCTCAGTCTCGATCCCGCTGCTGCCGAAGTCACCTATCATCAACAGCCCATTTCCTTAAGCGCCAAGGAATACAGTCTGCTGGAGCTATTCCTGCGTCATCCCAAACAGATCTTCAACCGGGATGCCATTCTCGATCGCCTCTGGTCAATTGATGCAACGCCCACAGAAAAGGCCGTGACGAATCTGGTAAAAGACCTGCGACACAAGCTTAAAGCTGGAGGAATGGCTGAAGAAATCGTGGCGACGGTTTATGGTTTGGGCTACCGCCTGACGGAAGAACCCCAAAAGTTTGCCCTATCCGACTCAGAACCGTTACGGTTTGCCCCAGAGTCTTTGGCACAGGAGCCTCTATCCCAGAACGGGGAGCGGCAGATAAATGAGCAGTGGGACAAATGGCAGAATGGAGCAGCCCAGCTAGCAGCCCGATTTCAGGCATCTCTGGAGCAGCGACTTGCAGTTTTAGAAGCGGGAGTTCAAGCTGCCCAGACTAATACCCTGGATGACGATCGCCGCCGAGCTGCAAAAGCAGAGGCACACCGTTTGGCAGGGGCGTTAGGCACATTTGGCTATGAGCAGGGGTCGGTTCTGGCACGAGCGATCGAACAAATCCTTGAAAAAAAAGTACCGGTACGGCAAAAACACCTTTCCCAACTGTCCCAGCTTCTAACAGACCTGAAACAAAGCCTGGCTCAACCCGCTACTTCGCCCCAATTTATGTCACCTCAGGGGCAACCTTCGGAGCAGCCTTCCGCTTCAGCCGCTGCGCTACCGCAGGATATTGTCATTCTTGTGCTTGATGCTGATCCCCACTTCACGCCCGATTTGAAGAAACTGCTGCCCCAAGCCATTCAGACGATTCATGCGCGAGATTGGACAACAGCGTTTAGCCAGAATCTAGACAGTTCTCCAGCGCTCATTTTACTCAACCTCGATTGGGTGAAAGCACCGGACGGCATGAGCCAGTGGCATCGCCTCAAACGAACCTATCCCGATGCAAAAGTGCTGATTCTTGCAGACCAGGATCACCTGCCAGATCGGGTGCTTGCTGCTCAACTTGGAAGCGATCGCTACATTGTAAAAACCGCAGAGCGAGGCGATCTCTCCGCCATGATGACCCAGGTTATTACCCAGTTTGGGGTGCAGACAAGGTGTGCCCAGGTTCTCATCCTGGATGACGATAAAACGTTCCTGAGGCTTCTGACCCATCTGCTAAAACCCTGGGGACTGGAAGTGACTGGACTCTCCGATCCCACTCAGTTCTGGGATCTTCTAACTACGGTTAACCCTGACCTGCTTTTACTGGATGTGGAGATGCCAGGGTTCAGCGGACTGGAACTGTGCCGGGTTGTGCGACAGGATGCCTACTACGGCGATATGCCGATTCTAGTGATTACCGCCCATATCGATCGTGAGTGGGTTCAGCAGGTCTTTGCCGCCGGAGCCGATGATATGATCACTAAGCCAGTCGTTGGTCCAGAACTGGTAACACGAGTTCTCAGCCGCATAGAACGATCGCGATCTCGGCAGCGACTCGATCAGCTGCATCGCCTGAACGCTTTGTCCAGCAGTACGGGGGACAAACCTGGATAGAAAGCCATTTACCATTTAGGGGAGGGCAGCCCCTTTTATCTCACACTGCTTATCTCACACTGCTTATTTCACACTGCTTATTTCATACTGCCGCTTGAGTTCTTGTATGATGTTTAAGCGATATGTAAATAGCATCTAAATAGCATAGAACAACGTTTAAGGAACATCAAATATTATCTAAGTAATATCTCAATAATGTTTAAGTAATGTCTAAAAATATTCTGATTATTGACGATGAACAAGACCTGCGTGAGCTGGTGCAGCTTTCGCTCAACTGTTTTACGAATTGGCAGGTACAAACGGCGGCAACGGGGGCAGAAGGAATTCAGAAGGCGATCGCCCACCCCTTCGATGCCATTTTGCTGGATATTTCCATGCCGAATATGAACGGATTCCAGGTCTTTGAACAGCTGCAATCGTACAGCGCAACCCAGGCTATCCCGGTGATTCTGCTAACGGCAAAGGTGCAGCCAAACGATCGCCGTCGATTTCTGGAGATGAACGTTGCTGGCATTATTACAAAACCATTTGCCTCAGAAACTATTGCTGCCCACGTTGCCGAACTCCTGGGATGGCAGACGTAAAGTGAATATTGTCGCGGGTTCTTGCAGAGTCATGCTGGATCATTGTGCAAATGATCTGTATGTTCTAACCCGCTGGGTCAATCTGCTGCCATTATGGCTTGTCCCAGCCTAGAAGCTCGCTAATCTTCTCCGGCAGCGTCACCGGATTGAAAGGTTTGGCGATCGCCCCCACGATTCCCAGCGATTCCATCTGTTGCAGGGTCATCCAATGAGCGGTGTCAATCAGCAGCAAAATTGGAGTGGCTTGGGTAAGCGGATATCGTCTGATCTGCTGAACGATTCGCTTTTGAACAAAACTTAAACCATATTGACGGGACAACTGGGCATTAAAAAGAATGGCATCCGGCTTCTGCTGGAGCGGCAGAACCAATTCTTGCGCGGTCTGGGACACAGAAACAATTTGCCAGCCTGCAAGATGCTCCAGGCAGACGCCTATAATTTGCTCAATATCTGCGTCGGCACGCTCGTTCACCAACAGAATGAGGCGAGAAGAAAGTGATGAGGCGGCGACGTCTCCTGTGAAGGCTCGAATATTGTGTAATTTCCAGAAAGCCATCGCTGTAGCCCGGTGCTCATTTGAGGGGTGATCATTGGCTGACCGATATTATTTGCCGACCGATCCTCTGCCGACTCACAATATCGCTATAGCCCGTTTATAGTTACGTTAAAACTTATAGTTACGTTAAAACAAGAAATATAGGGGTTGTACCTTCTATCGGCTACCTGGGAATCGCCCATAGGAGGCATATATATACACGAAAATCGCCCGTAGGGGCACAACGAATACACTCTGTTCTGGATTCAATTCTCATACAATACGGCAGTTATATGACAAAACTGTAAGAAACCGATAAGCAATCTGCGCTTTACGCTAACTTCACCAACCTAAAACTTTTGCCACTTGCTGCCAAACCCCGATCGGATCAAAGGGTTTTGTAATGACTCCAGCAATCCCCATTTCTGCAAAGCGGCGATGATCGTTAGGGAGGATCTTTGCCCTCAGCAGAATCACCGGAATCGATCGCGTCAGCGGATCAGACTGAAGCTGCTCAAATACCTGAAAGCCATCCATATCGGGCATAGAAATATCGAGCAGAATGGCGTCCGGAGCATTCGTTCTTGCCTGGCTAATGCCTTCTATACCGCTGTCTGCTGTCATGGTTTCCCAGCCAGTAATCTTGCGAATCGCAACCTGGATAAAAGCCTGAATTGCCTGGTCGTCGTCAATCAGAAGAATCTTCTGGGTCATGGTTTCCGACTATTGTTCCAGAGCGATCGGCAGCGTGAAATAAAAGGTACTTCCCTGTCCGATCTCACTCTCCGCCCAAATGTCTCCCCCATGCTGCTGCACAATACTCCTGCAAATTGCCAATCCCAGTCCTGTTCCTCCTTTCTGGCGCGAATCGGAAGAATCGACCTGCTGAAACCGTCCAAAAATAGACTCTAGCTTCTCTGAAGGAATGCCGCGCCCTTCGTCGGTGACAGAGAAGAGGAGGTGGGGGGGGAGGAGTGGATGGGTGGATGGGTGGATGGGTGGATGGGTGGATGGGTAAGGGGGTAAATGGGTGCTTCCCCTGCTCCCCTGCTCCCCTGCTCCCCTGCTCCCCCGCTCCCCTGCTCCCCTGCCCACAGTTCTGCCTTCAGCCATACCG from Leptolyngbya ohadii IS1 encodes the following:
- a CDS encoding response regulator — protein: MSKNILIIDDEQDLRELVQLSLNCFTNWQVQTAATGAEGIQKAIAHPFDAILLDISMPNMNGFQVFEQLQSYSATQAIPVILLTAKVQPNDRRRFLEMNVAGIITKPFASETIAAHVAELLGWQT
- a CDS encoding sensor histidine kinase produces the protein MHPSTHPLLPPHLLFSVTDEGRGIPSEKLESIFGRFQQVDSSDSRQKGGTGLGLAICRSIVQQHGGDIWAESEIGQGSTFYFTLPIALEQ
- a CDS encoding response regulator, with the translated sequence MKILLVEDDSFTREAIAAMLTSHHHAVDQANDGQMGLELVSLWNYDLILLDVDLPKLTGIQLCKQLRSQGCTVPILMLTVHGSDESIVQGLDAGADDYVVKPCEPAQLLARIRAISRRGGTVVPSALLTWGNLSLDPAAAEVTYHQQPISLSAKEYSLLELFLRHPKQIFNRDAILDRLWSIDATPTEKAVTNLVKDLRHKLKAGGMAEEIVATVYGLGYRLTEEPQKFALSDSEPLRFAPESLAQEPLSQNGERQINEQWDKWQNGAAQLAARFQASLEQRLAVLEAGVQAAQTNTLDDDRRRAAKAEAHRLAGALGTFGYEQGSVLARAIEQILEKKVPVRQKHLSQLSQLLTDLKQSLAQPATSPQFMSPQGQPSEQPSASAAALPQDIVILVLDADPHFTPDLKKLLPQAIQTIHARDWTTAFSQNLDSSPALILLNLDWVKAPDGMSQWHRLKRTYPDAKVLILADQDHLPDRVLAAQLGSDRYIVKTAERGDLSAMMTQVITQFGVQTRCAQVLILDDDKTFLRLLTHLLKPWGLEVTGLSDPTQFWDLLTTVNPDLLLLDVEMPGFSGLELCRVVRQDAYYGDMPILVITAHIDREWVQQVFAAGADDMITKPVVGPELVTRVLSRIERSRSRQRLDQLHRLNALSSSTGDKPG
- a CDS encoding response regulator, with amino-acid sequence MAFWKLHNIRAFTGDVAASSLSSRLILLVNERADADIEQIIGVCLEHLAGWQIVSVSQTAQELVLPLQQKPDAILFNAQLSRQYGLSFVQKRIVQQIRRYPLTQATPILLLIDTAHWMTLQQMESLGIVGAIAKPFNPVTLPEKISELLGWDKP
- a CDS encoding response regulator — translated: MTQKILLIDDDQAIQAFIQVAIRKITGWETMTADSGIEGISQARTNAPDAILLDISMPDMDGFQVFEQLQSDPLTRSIPVILLRAKILPNDHRRFAEMGIAGVITKPFDPIGVWQQVAKVLGW